In Helianthus annuus cultivar XRQ/B chromosome 8, HanXRQr2.0-SUNRISE, whole genome shotgun sequence, a single genomic region encodes these proteins:
- the LOC110873199 gene encoding uncharacterized protein LOC110873199 isoform X5 codes for MYLNCDDFEAVFTFTKLTDVVITSCIMFMYEQIKKEQIHDCGICFMNPSAISRADQRKPKHIEDASRAVVDRLYKRKGNDIILLPYNPGNHWVLAVQNLKTTTCYYLDSLRPRSVDEQLRQIIDTAMAVYASESGANIRVKLIWINARCLRQPGGTECGYYVMKSMKEIAYEGVEILDNDNVGKGVEEYSAADMDRIREDWSTYVVNSIFKL; via the exons ATGTACTTAAATTGTGATGATTTTGAAGCGGTTTTTACATTCACCAAGCTGACCGATGTTGTCATCACTTCTTGTATAAT GTTCATGTATGAGCAAATTAAGAAAGAGCAAATACATGATTGTGGAATATGTTTTATGAACCCGTCTGCAATTTCGCGGGCTGATCAACGCAAACCCAAACACATCGAGGATGCAAGTAGAGCGGTTGTAGATCGATTGTATAAAAGAAAGGGCAATGACATCATCCTATTGCCCTACAACCCCGG AAACCATTGGGTGTTGGCAGTACAAAACCTGAAAACAACTACTTGCTATTATCTTGATTCTTTACGGCCTAGAAGTGTCGATGAGCAGTTGAGGCAAATTATTGATAC GGCAATGGCCGTGTATGCTTCAGAAAGTGGTGCCAACATAAGGGTTAAACTCATATGGATTAACGCTAGG TGTCTACGTCAGCCAGGAGGTACTGAGTGTGGCTACTATGTGATGAAGTCCATGAAGGAGATAGCTTACGAAGGAGTTGAAATACTTGACAATGATAAT GTTGGGAAAGGAGTAGAAGAATATTCGGCTGCGGATATGGATCGCATTCGTGAAGATTGGTCGACTTATGTGGTTAACTCTATTTTTAAGTTATAA